GGATGCGCGCCCGGAGGGCCGGGACGCCGCCGCGACACGGGGTATCGTCGCGGCGGTGGCCCGGCGCGGTTGGGCACGGTCGTATCGTGCCCTACCGCGCGCGCAGCCCGGCCCGGAGCGCAGCGGAGGGACACGCCCAAACCCGGGGTGCAGTCGCCGTTACGCACTAACGCACTAACGAACTAACGCACTAACGCACTAACGCACTGAAAAGACAGGGCCCGGAGCCGGGGTTACCGGCTCCGGGCCTGCGAGGGGGTCGGGCAGCGCCGAGGGCGTCGGGGGCGGGAGGGTGCTGCGGTAAGGGGGCGGGTATGATGCTGCGGATTCAGGTGGTCACTGCCAGGTTCCTGCGGTCGCTGTCCCCCCGTGGGATCGCGTTCGTGCCAGTGCCAACGCGGGATTTGGGCCAGCGGCATACGTACGTTTATCTCGTTGCCAGAAGTTAACTTAGCTTAAAAGTGGGTTTTAGCCCGTGCCCGTTTTCTGGGGAGCGGGATGGACAGAGTGGGACACCTGTGTCCCATGGTACAAGCACCGTGCCCGGCATTGGCGCCCGGTGGGCGTTCCTTCCGCTGCGGTGTACTGGAGGCCGGCGGGAGCGGCTGGTATCTTCACGCGCTTGCCGGAGCGGATCTGCGTCCCTGGGACACGGTGATGGCGAAGAAGTACGGGATCCGAGAGGTGTTCGCGACACTGCAGGGCGAGGGGGCGCAGGCCGGCTCCCCCGCCGTGTTCCTGCGCTTCGCCGGGTGCAACCTGGGCTACGACGTCTGCCCCTGGTGCGACACCGACTGGGTGAAGGCGGTCTACACCGAAAACCTGGACGGCACGCTGGAACTGGTGCGGCGCGCGGCGGAGGAGGGCTTCGGCGGCGAGCGCCCGGGGCTGCTGCTGGTGGCCACCGGCGGCGAGCCCAGCCTGCAGCTCGACCGCCCGCTCTCCGACGCCCTGCGCGCGCGCGGCTACCGCATCTCGATGGAGTCCAACGGCGCGCGCCCCGTCGACCGCTCGCTGGTGGACTGGCTCACCGTCTCGCCCAAGCAGGAGACGTTCGCGCAGAAGGAGGGCGACGAGCTCAAGCTGCTCTTCACCGGCGCCTCCGCCCCGGGCGCCACCCCCGACGTCGACGCCGTGCGCCGCATCGCCGCGGGAACGAGCTTCCGGCACTACTTCCTGCAGCCGGTGGACGTCCCCGCCCTGGGCGGCCCCAACTACGACGAGACGATCCGCGCCGTGATGGAGCTGGGCCCGCCCTGGCGCCTCTCCGTGCAGACGCACAAGGTGGTCGGCATCCAGTAGCCCGGGACCGCACTCACGCACTCACGCACTTTCGCACTTTCGCACTCGCAGTTGCGCGCCTTCTACACCGACCGCTTCGTCCTCCCGCTCCCAGAGGGGCACCGCTTCCCGATGCGGAAGTACAGCCGCGTCCGCGAGCGCTGCCTGGCCGAGGGCGTGCTGGCCCCCGGCGACCTGGCCGAGCCCCCCGCGGCCGGCTGGGACGAGCTGGCGCTGGTCCACCACCCCGGCTACCTGGCCGCCGTGCGCGAAGGCGCGCTGCCGCCGCTCGCCCAGCGCCGCATCGGCTTCCCCTGGAGCCCCGAGATGGTGGAGCGCTCGCGCCGCTCCACCGGGGCCACGACCGCCGCCGCGCGCGTGGCGCTGGACGAGGCGGCCGAGCGCGGCTGGGGCGTCGCCGCCAACCTGGCCGGGGGCACGCACCACGCGTATCCCGATCACGGCGAGGGCTTCTGCGTCTTCAACGACGCCGCCGTGGCCGTGCGCGTCCTCCAGCGCGAAGGGCGGATCGCGCGCGCGGCGGTCGTCGACTGCGACGTGCACCAGGGCAACGGCACGGCGGCCGTCTTCGCGGCCGACCCCGACGTCTTCACCTTCTCCGTGCACGGCGCCCGCAACTTCCCCTTCCGCAAGGAGCGCGGCAGCCTGGACGTGGAGCTCCCCGACGGCGCGGGCGACGACGCCTTCCTGGCCGCGCTGGAGCTGCACCTCCCCGACGTGCTGGGCGGCTTCCGCCCCGACTTGGCCGTCTACCTGGCCGGCGCCGACCCCTGGCGCGAGGACCGCTTCGGGCGCCTGGCGCTCAGCAAGGAGGGCCTGGCCGAGCGCGACCGCTACGTGCTGTCCCTCTGCCGCGACGCTGGCGTCCCCGTGGCCGTCGCCATGACCGGCGGCTACGCGCGCGACACCGAGGACACCGTCGACATCCACGTCCGCACCCTGCGCATCGCCGCCGAGCTGCGCGCCGGGTTCCGCGCCCTCGCGCCGGCTGGTTGAGGGAACCGCGAACTTCAACTGCTGGTTTGGGCGTGTCCCTCCGCTGCGCTCCGGGCCGGGCTGCGCGCGCGGTAGGGCACGATACGACTGTGCCCAACCGCGCCGGGCCACGGTCGCGCCAAACCCCACGGCGCGCCCGCGTCCCGGCCCTGTCGGGCGCGCATCCCTCACGCGACGCCAGTGGCAGATCATATCGCATTCGGTTGACCGGTGGATGATGAGGCGAGCGGGCATCCGTGTCGCTGCCGCGCCCAGCCCACGTGGCGAGGCGAGTAGATCCTTCGGCCCTGCGATCATCCAGGCGTATGCTGGTTTCGCGTGATCGGGCCTCAGGATGACGAGCACACACCAGCCGATCTTACAGATTCGGAAGTACAGGGACCGTCCGCGCCAATCCCACCCCAGGCGCCGATCCCACCTCCACGCGTTACGAGCGCAGCGAGGAGGTCCCTCTCCCGCGCAGCGGGGGAGGGACAGGCGCCTCAGGCGCCAGGGAGGGGGCACCCCACCGCCGCGCCGATCTCCCATCTCCCGAACGCGAACCGCCCCTCCCACGCTCGGTGGAAGGGGCGGTTCTACGTTCTCGCGGATCGGCCGGGATTCTACGGGGGTCGACCTCGCCCGGCCGTTCGCCCGGCGCTCAGCCCCGCGTCCTCGGCCGCTCCCGCTCCGGCCGCCGCCGGTCGGGGAGGAGCTCGCGGAACGGGCGCCGCTCCGGGCGCTCCCAGCGGATCTCCAGGGTGCGGCGGGCGCCCTGGCGCACCACCTCCACCCGCACGGTGCGCTCGTCCGCGCCGGTGAACGCCTCGCGCAGGTCGCCGATGTCCTCCACCGCCCGGCCGTTGGCGCGCACCACCACGTCGCCCGCCTCCAGCCCCGCGCGCGCCGCCGGGCTCTCGGGCGCCACCTTCAGCACCAGCAGCCCCTCGCTGGTGCGGAAGTAGCGCCCCAGCCCCTCGTTCATCTCCGCGAACTCGGCCCCCGCCAGCGAGCGCGGCCCGAACTCGTAGAAGAAGGGCAGCACCCCCTCGCGCATCCGGAACTGGAACTCCGGCATCTCGCGCATCACCCGCGGCCACGCCCGCACCAGGCTGTCTCGCATCATCCCCATCACCGAGTCGATGCGGATCACCACGCTGTCACCGTGGCGCCGGTAGATGCCCACCCGCAGGCTGTCCAGGTGCTGCCGCAGGCTGTCGACGTACACCCGCAGCGAATCCCCCTCGATGATGATGGTGCGGTCGCCGTCGGGCCTGCGCGGGAAGCCGCGCGCAATACGCGGGGAAGGCCGCGCCGCCACCACCTCCTGGTCCCACTCGCGCCCGTCGCGGCGCAGGCGCAGGCGCACCCGGTCGCCCTCGTCCAGGCCCTCGCGCAGGTCGTCGACCGCCTCCTCCGTGGCCGGACGGCCGTCGATGCTCAGCACCACGTCGCCCGCGCGGACCCCCGCGCGCTCCGCGGGCGAGCCCTCCATCACCTCCGCCACCCGCGCCTGGCGGTCGCCCTCCTCCTCCCACGAGAAGCGGATCCCCAGCCAGGCCCGCTGCACGTACACGAAAGTCTCGGCGCCGGCACGCGTCCGGCCCTCCACCTGGGCGGCCGCCGCCGCGGGGAGCACCCCCGCCGCCAGCGCGGCCGCTACCAGAAACGCACGCAGCCTCATGCGAAGCCTCTCTCTTGGATGGGACAAAGTGCTAAGTGCTAAGTCCTGAGTGCTTAGTCCTTAGTCCTTAGTGTGTTAGTGCTCGGACCGCTTCGACTCGGCACTCAGCACTCAGGACTAAGCACTAAGGACTAACACACTAAAACCACGTCTTCTGCGCCTGGGCGAGCTGCCGGCGCACCTCGTCGCGCTCGCGCAGGGCCGCCATGTGGTACCCGTTGACCACCGGGTCGTCGGGGGTGCGCTCCAGCGCCGCCCCCGTGGCCGCCAGCAGGCGCTCCAGCGCGTCCAGCCGCGCCTGCGGGTCCGAGGCCGGCGCCTGGTCCACCGCCGCCGCGTAGCGCTGCAGCGCCGCCAGGTACGCGGCTTCCGCCTCCATCAGCTCCCACTCCGCCCGCGAGAGCGTCACCGCCCCGCGCGGGGCCGCCGCCTGCCCCTGCCGCGAGCGCGGCGCCGGGGCGCGCCCCGCGACCGGGACGCGGGGCCGCGGGTACGTCATCGTCTGCGTGGGCCGGCCGCCGCCCTCCGACGCCAGCCGCGCCCCCTCCATGGCCGGCGCAGGCATGTCGTAGATCACCACCGGGTCCTCGCCCGGCAGCGGCAGGCTCGCCGCGGTCTGGATCGACGGGTCGCGCTCCGGCGCCAGGAGCCGCGGCCGGGTGACCGTCACCGGCTCGCCCCGGGTCGGGTCGCCGGACGCGACCCGCTCCCGGTCGCCGCCGCGGCCCAGGAGCGCCACGCCCACCCCCGCGCCCAGCAGGAAGATCACCGCCGCCGCGGCGATCCGGAGCGCCGGGTGGCCGGCGAGCCGGCGCGGCGCGGGGACGATGTCCTTCACCAGCCCTTCGCCGCGCAGTTGGGCCTCCAGCGCCGCCCACGCGCCCGCCGGGGGCTCGGGGTCGGGCAGGGCGGCCAGCGCGTGCGTCTGGGCCCGCATCTCCTCCAGCTCGCGCCGGCACGGCAGGCAGTCGCGCACGTGCGCGGCCTCGGCCGGGTCGGGCGGCTCGTCCACCAGGCGGGCCAGGGCCTCGAGCGTCAGGTGTTGCATGTCTGGGCCTCCTCCGCTTCCTCGGGCGCGGGCGAGAGCATCCTGCGCATCTTCGCCCGCGCCTTGAAGAGCTGGCTCTTGCACGTGCCGGGGTTCACCCCCAGCATCTCCCCGATCTCCTCGTGCGTGTAGCCCTCCACGTCGTGGAGCACCAGCACGCGCCGCATCCCCTCGGGGAGCCGTTCCAGGGCCTGCTCCAGCTTCATCTTCAGCAGGGTGTTCTCCCCCGCCGGGCGCACCGCGAACGAGTCGTCCATCACCGTCTCGCGCCCCGCCTTGCGCTCGCGCGAGCGGCGCCCGTGCAGCGCGCTGTTCACCGCGATGCGGTGCAGCCAGGTGGAGAACTGCGAGTCGCCGCGGAAGGTGGGCAGCGCGCGGATCGCCCGCACCCACGCCTCCTGGGCCCAGTCCTCGGCCAGCGCGTCCTCGCCCGCCAGGCGGCGGACGACCGCGAACACGCGCCGCGAGTGGCGCTCGTACAGCCGCCTCACGGCACTCCCGTCGCCCTGTCTGGCCAGCCGGACTAACTCGTTGTCCTCCATGGGCTCCGTTCGCGGTCCGGAACGTCAGATGCCGTCCCGCGGTAGAGGGTTGCCTGTGTTTTTGGTGCGAGAGTGCGAGAGTGCGAAAGTGCGAGAGTGATCGTGTCGCAGTTACAGGGAACACGCTCCAGGGCCACCGGCCCCCGTCCCTGCGCGGTCTCGTAAAGCCCACCCTCTCCCGAAGTTGGGAGAGGGTTGCCGCTCTGAGGCGGCGGGTGAGGGCCCCCCGCCGCCGCGCCGATGTCGGCCGTCGACGAGCCGCACAATATAATACGGTGCACCCGGCCGACGTCCCGATCGCCGAACCCGTTCTCTTCTGCACAGATCACCCAACGTTTCGGCGGGGGCGGCGGTAGAAGGGCGTTGCGGCCGCGCCGGGGGCCTCTTCCGCCCGGCCGCGCGAACCCGACCCGTCCAGAGGCAGGACCTCGATGAAGCATATTCGTCCGTACGTGCTGGCGCTCGCCCTGCTGCTGGCCGCCCTGCCGGCCGGCGCGCAGGGCGGCCCTCCCGAGGGGCCGGAGCAGCCCGGGGCCGGGATGCTGGACGAGGAGCGGCGCCCCTTCGAGCTGCTCTTCCGCGCCCGGCGCGAGCTGGAGCTCTCCGACGCCCAGGTGGCGCGGCTGCGGGGGATCGCCGAGCAGCTGGAGGAGCGCAACCGGCCGCTGCGCGAGCGGCTGGCGCCCGAGCTGGCGCGCTACCGCCAGCAGCAGATCGCCGAGATCGAGCGCGAGCTGCTGCGCACCGCGCCCGAAGAGCGGCCGCGGCGCCTGCGCGAGCTG
The sequence above is drawn from the Longimicrobium sp. genome and encodes:
- a CDS encoding histone deacetylase — translated: MRAFYTDRFVLPLPEGHRFPMRKYSRVRERCLAEGVLAPGDLAEPPAAGWDELALVHHPGYLAAVREGALPPLAQRRIGFPWSPEMVERSRRSTGATTAAARVALDEAAERGWGVAANLAGGTHHAYPDHGEGFCVFNDAAVAVRVLQREGRIARAAVVDCDVHQGNGTAAVFAADPDVFTFSVHGARNFPFRKERGSLDVELPDGAGDDAFLAALELHLPDVLGGFRPDLAVYLAGADPWREDRFGRLALSKEGLAERDRYVLSLCRDAGVPVAVAMTGGYARDTEDTVDIHVRTLRIAAELRAGFRALAPAG
- a CDS encoding RNA polymerase sigma factor, with product MEDNELVRLARQGDGSAVRRLYERHSRRVFAVVRRLAGEDALAEDWAQEAWVRAIRALPTFRGDSQFSTWLHRIAVNSALHGRRSRERKAGRETVMDDSFAVRPAGENTLLKMKLEQALERLPEGMRRVLVLHDVEGYTHEEIGEMLGVNPGTCKSQLFKARAKMRRMLSPAPEEAEEAQTCNT
- a CDS encoding PDZ domain-containing protein, yielding MRLRAFLVAAALAAGVLPAAAAAQVEGRTRAGAETFVYVQRAWLGIRFSWEEEGDRQARVAEVMEGSPAERAGVRAGDVVLSIDGRPATEEAVDDLREGLDEGDRVRLRLRRDGREWDQEVVAARPSPRIARGFPRRPDGDRTIIIEGDSLRVYVDSLRQHLDSLRVGIYRRHGDSVVIRIDSVMGMMRDSLVRAWPRVMREMPEFQFRMREGVLPFFYEFGPRSLAGAEFAEMNEGLGRYFRTSEGLLVLKVAPESPAARAGLEAGDVVVRANGRAVEDIGDLREAFTGADERTVRVEVVRQGARRTLEIRWERPERRPFRELLPDRRRPERERPRTRG